One segment of Paenibacillus rhizovicinus DNA contains the following:
- a CDS encoding HAD hydrolase-like protein, which translates to MKPYVVFDFDGTIVQSKMLAVRLFNELSAKYGGRQIEDEEISRLSDLSIPDRLKALQVPLYKMPALVMEGKRRYREELSSLQPVSGIREAFVRLKENGHKLGILSSNTMDNIRGFLALHELAEFDVVHSATNMFGKDKAIRKMARSLDIGLDQLVYIGDELRDVQACRKIGVPIIAVTWGLDSAALLAEAGPDFLCHSAAELSGLIAKGIGTRG; encoded by the coding sequence TTGAAGCCGTACGTGGTATTTGATTTCGACGGAACGATCGTGCAGTCCAAAATGCTGGCCGTCCGGCTGTTCAACGAACTGTCCGCGAAGTACGGGGGGCGGCAAATCGAGGATGAGGAAATTTCGCGCTTGTCCGACCTCTCGATTCCCGACCGGCTAAAAGCGCTGCAGGTGCCGCTCTACAAGATGCCTGCGCTGGTCATGGAAGGAAAGCGCCGGTATCGGGAGGAACTGTCTAGTCTGCAGCCGGTATCGGGCATACGCGAGGCGTTCGTGCGGCTCAAGGAGAACGGCCATAAACTGGGCATTCTATCCTCCAATACGATGGACAATATTCGGGGCTTTCTTGCGCTTCACGAGCTGGCCGAATTCGACGTCGTTCATTCCGCGACCAATATGTTCGGCAAAGACAAGGCGATTCGGAAAATGGCGCGCAGCCTCGACATAGGCTTGGATCAGCTGGTCTACATCGGGGACGAGCTCCGCGACGTGCAGGCGTGCCGGAAAATAGGCGTGCCGATTATCGCCGTGACCTGGGGGCTTGATTCCGCGGCATTGCTGGCCGAAGCCGGGCCGGATTTCTTGTGCCATTCCGCCGCGGAGCTGTCGGGGCTTATTGCGAAAGGAATCGGGACGCGCGGGTAG